A stretch of Lathyrus oleraceus cultivar Zhongwan6 chromosome 6, CAAS_Psat_ZW6_1.0, whole genome shotgun sequence DNA encodes these proteins:
- the LOC127093131 gene encoding acidic endochitinase has translation METFKQVSILLLSLFLISLFKYSHAAGIAVYWGQNGGEGSLADACNTNNYQFVNIAFLSTFGRGQKPQLNLAGHCDPRINGCTKFSSEIQTCQGKGIKVFLSLGGVAGTYFLDTAQEATDLANYLWNNFLGGTSTSRPLGDAVLDGIDFDIEAGGEHFDELARALNGFSAQKRVYLSAAPQCPFPDAHLDSAINTGLFDYVWVQFYNNPQCQYSNGNTNNLVNAWTQWTSSQAKQVFLGVPANDAAATSGGFIPSDVLISQVLPAIKSSPKYGGVMIWKRFNDAQSGYSNAIKGSL, from the coding sequence ATGGAAACCTTCAAACAAGTTTCAATCCTTTTACTATCTCTTTTCCTCATTTCCCTTTTCAAATACTCTCATGCTGCAGGAATTGCAGTCTATTGGGGCCAAAATGGAGGTGAAGGTTCCTTGGCAGATGCTTGCAACACAAACAATTACCAGTTTGTAAACATAGCTTTTCTATCCACTTTTGGCAGGGGCCAAAAGCCACAACTAAATCTTGCTGGTCATTGTGATCCACGTATCAATGGCTGCACAAAGTTTAGTAGTGAAATTCAAACTTGTCAAGGCAAGGGAATCAAAGTGTTCCTCTCTCTCGGAGGTGTCGCTGGTACTTACTTTCTTGATACAGCCCAAGAAGCCACAGACCTTGCAAATTACCTATGGAACAATTTCTTGGGTGGCACGTCAACTTCAAGGCCATTAGGTGATGCTGTTTTGGATggaattgattttgatattgaaGCTGGTGGTGAACATTTTGATGAACTTGCAAGAGCACTAAATGGTTTTAGTGCACAAAAGAGAGTTTACTTGTCTGCAGCACCACAGTGTCCTTTCCCTGATGCTCATTTGGATTCAGCTATTAATACTGGTTTGTTTGATTATGTTTGGGTTCAGTTTTACAATAATCCTCAGTGtcaatactcgaatggaaacaCTAACAATCTTGTTAACGCTTGGACTCAATGGACTTCAAgtcaagctaaacaagtgttcttAGGTGTTCCTGCTAACGATGCTGCTGCTACAAGTGGTGGTTTTATTCCTTCTGATGTTTTGATTTCTCAAGTTCTTCCTGCTATTAAGAGTTCTCCTAAATATGGCGGAGTCATGATTTGGAAGAGATTCAATGATGCACAAAGTGGATACAGTAATGCTATTAAGGGCAGTCTTTAA